The genomic stretch TCCGGACTCTTGTGACGAAGTTGTGTCTGCGCTGCAGCGAGATCTTCTTCACGAGTCATATAAGTGCCAACGGAGTGGCGTATGGTATACCAACTCATTTGACGATGTTCGATATCGATACCAGCAATATCACACAGTCGGTGCAGGACATCACGGAGTGCTGACTGACCATACGGGTTCCGTTGACGGGTCAACCAGAGCGTGTCAGTTCCATCGTACTGCGGATACGTTCGGCGCTGCTGGCACCACTTTCGGAGGATTTCCGCGGTTCGGTCTCGCAGGCCGACGACCCAGTGCTCTGTGTTTTTCGAGCTCTCCTCTTTCGGAATTCGAAGCACACTGTTGTCGGCATCAACCCATGAGAGCGTTGCCCGCTCGACCTCGATAGGCCGTAGCCCAGCGTCGAGACTCGTCCAGACGAGTGACGGGAATTTCCACCCGTTGGCTCGTTCCCAATCGTCCGGTGTGATTTCTGATTTCGGCTTCTCGAACCTCTGTGATAAGTACTGTTTCCAGCGATCTCGTTCAGCAGAGGTGAGGTTGTTGTACGAAGGTACGGATCCGTACTCAAGCGCGGCATCACGGATCTCCCGTCGTTCTTCCATGGTGAGGTAGTCCCGAGGCTGATTACTGCTATCAGCAGAGAATCTGAACTCCGGTTCCCACTCACCGAGTCCGCGTTCGTGATGGAGCCACTTGTACAGCATCATGAGTGACTTCATACAGTTTCGCTTGTGCGTGGCGCTCACGTCACGGCGAGCGAGATGGTTCATCCAGGAGTCGGCATGTTCGTGTGTGAGATTCACAGTATAACCGTCTTCCAACTCCCATACGTACCGATAGAAGCGGTCCATACGGTAGCACCGCGGTTTTACCGTACCTGGGGCGTACCCAGTCGCTTCCACTGGCTTCTTTCCGAACGTAAGTAGCCACTCCAGACACTCCTCACGTTCTGATCGATAGTCGAGTAGCTGTCGTTTGTTCAGGTACGACTCCGAATTTTCGGTAGTGATTGGGTATTCGTCGAGATCGATCATTGTTACGCCTCCGTCCTGTGGCTTTGAGCAGCTTTTTGCGAATCCATCAATTGTGGCCAAATCCCGAAATCACCAGACGACTCCGAGTTTGCTGCGGAGTCCTGCGAATCGGATAGCCCGGCAAAACAACGGAATCGCAAGAAGGCGTGGCTGTATGTGAATCCTTCGAGTTTACTTGGCCTGAGCGTTGAGTCGAACATTGGTGACCTCCGCAGGCCAAAACCGAAAGAAGGCGTCGGGAAAGGAGTGCTCCGACTGGGATTCGAACCCAGGTCATTGCCGTGAGAGGGCAATATGATTGGCCGGACTACACCATCGGAGCGCGCGACGTGTGCGTTCTGCAGTAGCGCCGTACGGTGTTTAAGCATTCCGTTTCGAATTACCCGTGAGCACTCGTCTCACGTTTTAACTGAAGCGGTAGCGCGGAGTCCTCTTTCTCGAGGAACGAGCGAAGCGAATGAGGTGAGGAAGTTGACGGACGATTACTTTTCGAACGGCGACTTCGTCGCCTCGGGTTCGAACCCGTCGAGACTGATGATGTTCTCGCGGCCCACCCGAAGCTTGCTGATCGTCCCTTCGTCTTCCATATCCGAGAGGAGCATGCTGACTTTGGATTTCGACCAGCCGGTATCCTCGACGATGTTGACCTGTTTCATTCGGCCACCGTTCTCTCGAATGAGCTTGATTACCCGATCCTCGTCGGTGAGCAAGTCGTCGTCGTTCAGAGATCCGTCGGATATCGTCTCCGCCTCCACGCCTTTCTCAGGCTCAGATCGGAGTTCGGCACCCCCGCTATCGGCTGCGACAGCGTCGGTTTCGGCCGGCCGAGAGATCTGCGAGACGTCACCGTGATCGTCGTCGGCGTTCGTGCCTCGACGACGATGCCAGACGAAGACCGAAGCGAGCGCGGTCAGGATGACGCCGCCGAGGACTGGCGCGACACTGGACCACGAGCGTTCCCCGTCGTCTCCGCCGGTGACACTCGAGAGCGGTCCGGTGTTCGAGTTGCCAGATTCGGGCTCCGCGTGCTCGAATACGACCCGTGGGTGACCATCGAGGAACTCGCGCTCGCCGCTCCACTGGACCGAGTCTGCGTTCTCGAGGTTCGCTCCGACGTACTGTGGATCGGGTTCTGCGGTCTGGAAGACGAGGTCGTCGTCGGCCTCGATGAGGATCGACTGGTCGTCCGTGATGTAGATGTCCTGAAAGACGTCGCCCACGACGACCGTGCCGTTATCCGCGGCTGCGAACCCGTGCCAGACGAACGACATCTCGACGATCCCCATCGGGTTGAGTTGCTCGTCGATCCTCGCGGATCTGGTAAAATCGGTGGCGTCCATTTCGCGGTCCGTGACTTCGTTCCCTCTGTCGGTCAGGGCCAGAGCCTGGTCGGTAAAGCGCTGGTAGAGCCCCGGTTCAGCGTCCTCGGATTCGAACTCCTCAGCGAACGCCTGAAAGGTACTGCGCGCCTCGGCTTCGCTTTCGTCCTCGGAGCCGTCGAGGCGCTGTTCGTGGCGGAACGTCCACGTCGCGCTACCGTTTTTGTGGACGACGATTTCGAAGGTCGTCGTGTCGAAGTCACTCGAGTCGATGTCGCTTTGGCTGATCGGCAACGTCGACGGAGCGATCGGTTCCTCGACCGTCTGATACGTCTCGGAACCGTCTCCGGCCGCGGTGTGGGTCAGCATCGTCGGACTACTGACACCGGCGACTGAGAGGACGACGAGAAGAACGACGAACCCAACGGAAACCGACCGAATCATTCGTGCTATCACTACGTGCCGGAGCTAAAAATCCTTGTGAATACCGGGTGTCTACGATCTCGCCCGAATCAGTATCCTGCCTGACAGATTTGTCCTCGAGTCCGTGTCGATACGCACAAACGGATCGGGGCTGTATCCACGGCTATGCTCAGCAACCTCGCACAGGGTGTACAGGCGTTTACCAGCAACGTCTACCTCCTCAAGGGCCAGCGAACGGTCCTGATAGACCCGGGTTCGAACTTCGACGTCGTCGAGCGAATTCGGGATCGCGTCGACGGTCTCGATGCGGTCGTTCTCACGCATACACATCCCGATCACGTCGGTAATCTCGCGGCAGTCAAAGACGCGTTCGACGCGGACGCGTGGGGGTACGACGCGTCGGTCGACGGCGTCGATCACGCGATCGAGGACGACGAATCAGTCCGGCTGGGCGACCACGAGTACGTCGCCCTTCACACGCCCGGCCACAAGGACGACCACCTCTGTTTCTATTCCGAGGAGGCGGGCGTCCTGTTGGCCGGCGATCTCGTCTTTCAGAACGGAAGCTTCGGTCGAACGGATCTCGAAGAAGGAAACCGAGAGATGCTGATACGAAGCATCGATCGCCTCGTAGACCGGATCGACGAGGACCTAGAAGAGATGCACACCGGCCACGGGCCGAGCGTGACGGTCGATCCGTACGACCACGTCGAGCTATCGGCGGAGATGGCCCGTCAGGTCTGAGACGGAGTCGCGTTCAGGAGCCGCGCGTCCGCGGGATCGAATCCGACAGTTACCTCTTCGCCGTCCGGAACGTCCGAGAGTCGTAACACGATCGGAACCTCGTTCCAGCACCCGTGGACGCGAACGCTCTCTCCAAGGAACTCACAGGTTTCGACGGCGACCGAGAACCGATTTCGATCGGCGGTTCGTGTGAGCGCCTCCGGACGAACGCAGAAACTGACCCGATCGCGTTCCCGGTCAGTGGGGGGTCCGATCGGATCCGCCGTCCGATCGACGGGTGAACCGAGCTCGAACGTCACGCCGTCGACGGTAACTCGAATCCGGTCCCCGCTCGAGTGACGGACGCTCCCGTCGAAGACGTTGTTGTCACCGACGAAATCCGCGACGAATCTGGTAGCCGGCTCGTGGTAAATCTGCTGTGGCGTCCCGATCTGCTCGACTCGTCCCCGGTTCAGTACAGCGAGTCGGTCAGAGATCGCGAGCGCCTCTTCCTGGTCGTGCGTGACGTAGACGGTCGTGATTCCGAGTTCGGACTGGATCTGTGCGAGCTGGAGGCGAAGGGACTCCCTGAGGCGCG from Natrarchaeobius halalkaliphilus encodes the following:
- a CDS encoding tyrosine-type recombinase/integrase, whose product is MIDLDEYPITTENSESYLNKRQLLDYRSEREECLEWLLTFGKKPVEATGYAPGTVKPRCYRMDRFYRYVWELEDGYTVNLTHEHADSWMNHLARRDVSATHKRNCMKSLMMLYKWLHHERGLGEWEPEFRFSADSSNQPRDYLTMEERREIRDAALEYGSVPSYNNLTSAERDRWKQYLSQRFEKPKSEITPDDWERANGWKFPSLVWTSLDAGLRPIEVERATLSWVDADNSVLRIPKEESSKNTEHWVVGLRDRTAEILRKWCQQRRTYPQYDGTDTLWLTRQRNPYGQSALRDVLHRLCDIAGIDIEHRQMSWYTIRHSVGTYMTREEDLAAAQTQLRHKSPETTMKYDQTPVEDRRDALDRMG
- a CDS encoding helix-turn-helix transcriptional regulator, with the translated sequence MIRSVSVGFVVLLVVLSVAGVSSPTMLTHTAAGDGSETYQTVEEPIAPSTLPISQSDIDSSDFDTTTFEIVVHKNGSATWTFRHEQRLDGSEDESEAEARSTFQAFAEEFESEDAEPGLYQRFTDQALALTDRGNEVTDREMDATDFTRSARIDEQLNPMGIVEMSFVWHGFAAADNGTVVVGDVFQDIYITDDQSILIEADDDLVFQTAEPDPQYVGANLENADSVQWSGEREFLDGHPRVVFEHAEPESGNSNTGPLSSVTGGDDGERSWSSVAPVLGGVILTALASVFVWHRRRGTNADDDHGDVSQISRPAETDAVAADSGGAELRSEPEKGVEAETISDGSLNDDDLLTDEDRVIKLIRENGGRMKQVNIVEDTGWSKSKVSMLLSDMEDEGTISKLRVGRENIISLDGFEPEATKSPFEK
- a CDS encoding MBL fold metallo-hydrolase; translated protein: MLSNLAQGVQAFTSNVYLLKGQRTVLIDPGSNFDVVERIRDRVDGLDAVVLTHTHPDHVGNLAAVKDAFDADAWGYDASVDGVDHAIEDDESVRLGDHEYVALHTPGHKDDHLCFYSEEAGVLLAGDLVFQNGSFGRTDLEEGNREMLIRSIDRLVDRIDEDLEEMHTGHGPSVTVDPYDHVELSAEMARQV
- a CDS encoding ABC transporter ATP-binding protein yields the protein MTELRLEGVSKRYGASGSGAADDEDDERTGERRTVALEGVDLTVRDGEFFTLVGPSGCGKTTTLRTIAGFEEPTTGVVTFDGESMAGVPPERRNIGVVFQSYALFPHMNVAENVAYGLQFQEPPAGTTSDERVSELLELVDLSGMGHRDPDQLSGGQQQRVALARALAPQPELLLLDEPMSALDARLRESLRLQLAQIQSELGITTVYVTHDQEEALAISDRLAVLNRGRVEQIGTPQQIYHEPATRFVADFVGDNNVFDGSVRHSSGDRIRVTVDGVTFELGSPVDRTADPIGPPTDRERDRVSFCVRPEALTRTADRNRFSVAVETCEFLGESVRVHGCWNEVPIVLRLSDVPDGEEVTVGFDPADARLLNATPSQT